Part of the Halodesulfurarchaeum formicicum genome is shown below.
GCACCGACACTGACCTTCTCCAGGAGGTCCAGCAACTCCTGTTGAACTTCGGGATCTTCAGCAAGATATACGAGGACCGCCACGAGGCAGGCAGGCAGGAGATGCCCGACGGGAAGGGTGGTACGAAGACCTACGAACGCCAGGCGGACCACGACCTCGTCATCTCGAAAGATTCGCTGGTCACCTTCCGTGAGGAAATCGGCTTCCTCCGGGAGGACAAAAATGACGCGCTCGACGATCGGTTGGCCGAATACACGACCAGCCCGTACAGCGACGCCTTCGAGGCGACGGTGTCGGCGGTCGAAGCGGACGGCCACGAACCGGTGTACGACCTGACCGAGCCGGACACCCACTCCTTCGTCGCGAACGGCCTCGTCTGCCACAACTGTGGCGAGCAGCCGTTGGAGGAGTACGAGGCCTGTAACCTCGGTCACGTGAACCTCTCGACTATCGCTGCGACTGACAGTTCCGACTGGCGGGCCTGGTCGGCCGCCAACGAGGACGCCTACGACAGCCGGGAGGCGGCCGTCGAGGCGTTCCTTGAGGGGGCCATCGACTGGGCGGAGTTCGACCGCCGCATCCGGATCGGGACCCGGTTCCTCGAGGACGTGGTCACGATGTCGGATTTCCCGGTCGAGGAGATCACCGAGAAGGTGCGTGCAATGCGCAAGATCGGGCTGGGAATCATGGGTATCGCCCAATTGTTCGTTCAGCTCGGCATGCGCTATGGCTCCGAACCGGCAAACGAGGTCGCCCGCCAGCTCATGACCCACATCAACCACGAGTCCAAGCGGGTCTCCCACGAACTGGCCCTCGAACGGGGCAGCTTCGCGGAGTGGGACAACTCCAAGTACGCCGACCCCACCCGCTATGCCGAGTGGTTCGAGCATCACACCGGCGAGGACCCCGAGGACTGGCCCGAGGGCTATCCCATCCGGAACCACAACACGACCACGATCGCCCCGACGGGGACGACCTCGATGGTCGGCAACACCACCGGCGGCTGTGAGCCCATCTTCAACGTGGCCTACTACAAGAACGTCTCCGATGACGTGCAGGGCGAGGAGATGCTCGTCGAGTTCGACGACTACTTCCTCCGGACCCTGGAGGCAAACGACATCGACGTCGAGGACGTGAAAGCCGAGGCTACCGAGCAGATGGCCGCAAACGAGTTCGACGGCGTCGAGGGACTCTCGACGGTGCCTGATGCCATCGCGGAACTCTTTGTCACCTCCAGTGACCTCACGGGCAAGGAACACGCCTCGATCCAGACCGCCCTCCAGGAGGGCGTGGACTCCTCGATCTCGAAGACGGTGAACTTCCCGCGGGAGGCGACCGTCGAGGACATGGACGAAGTCCTGCGCTACATCTACGACCACGGTGGGAAGGGCGTGACCGTCTACCGAGACGGCACCCGCTCGAAGCAAGTCCTCACGACCCGCGCGGACAACACCGAGTTCGCGGACATGGACGAGGCCGAGGTCGCCGAGACCATCATCGAGCAGATCGAGACTGTCTTCGGCGGGTTCGAGTCCTTCCTCGACCGCGAGGACGTCACCGAACTTCTGGGGAGCGAACTCGATTCCATCGAGGGGCCGGACTACGCGGAGAAACGGGCTCGACCCGCCGCGTTGCAGGGCGTGAGCCAGCGAATCGACACTGGCTATGGCAAGCTCTACGTGACGATCAACGAGGACGGCGATGGGCGCCCCTTCGAGCTGTTCGCGAACATCGGCCACTCCGGCGGCTTCACGAACTCGTTCACCGAGGCCCTCGCGAAGGTCATCTCGACGGCGCTGCGCTCCGGCGTGGACCCCTACGAGATCGTCGACGAGCTCAAGGGAACCCGCAGCCCCAAGGTCGCCTGGGACAAGGGCGAGCAGATCAACTCGATCCCCGATGCCATCGGCACGGCGATGTACCGATATCTGGAGGACGAGGTCGACAAGCCCTATCCCCAGCAGGAGACGCTGGACGGCATTGAAGAGAGCGGCACCGAAACTGACGGTGGCGGCGCGGTCGCCACAAATACGGAATCGGAGGGGTCAACCCAGTCGCTCATCGACGCCGGGGAGAGCCCCGAGTGTCCCGAGTGTGGCTCGATGGATCTGTACTACTCCGAGGGCTGTAAGACCTGCCAGGCGTGTGGCTGGAGTGAGTGCAGTTAGGGACAAGGTTTAATCCCGATTCGTGTGGAGTTTCGCTGTGACCGACCGCGTCGAACTCGGTGTCGAACTTCTCGACCGCTTCGAGGACGTGGAACTTTCAGTCGCCGAGGTCATCGACCGCCTGGAGACGATCACGACCGACCCGCGAACCACCCGCGAGATTCTGGAACGAGCCGAAAACGAGGGAATCATCGAGCGGGACTCGGGGGTCGTCTACCCCGCCGGATCGAACTACGTCAGCTTCGAGGCCGAGGTCGTCACGAAAGAGGGGGAGTTCACCTGCCGTCGCTGTGGGGCCTCGATCACTACCGGGTACTTTCTGAATCTGGAGGCGGGCGAACATGGCCCCTTCGGCTCCTCCTGTATCCGAAAAGTCACCGGGCGGGAGTGATCAGTCCTCGATCTGGGATCGCAACCGGTCGAGCCGCGAGCGCTGGTCTTCGATCGCTGCGAGTTGCTCTTCGAGGAGTGTCTCCTGGTCGTCCAGGAGCGCTTCGAGTTCGTCGAGTTCGTCGAGGATCGACGCGGTATCGACCGCCGAAACAAACGCGGCCGACTCCGCTGGCTCCGGTTTGCCAGCAGTCGTCGATTCCTCGTCCGTGTCTGGCTCCTCGTCCTCCGCCGGTCGAACAGCCGCCTCGAAGGCAGCCTGGTCTGGCACCTCGTAGAACTGGTAGATGGCGTCCCGGATCGTCTCGTCCACGCGGCGAAAGCCCTCGTTGGGTGTCTTGATTCGCTCGGTTCGGTCCGGTGTCGAGATCACGAGCTGGGATGCGACACTGCCCTTCTCGGTTTCGAGGCCCTGGACCGACTCGTAAGGGACCGCCACGTACTCCTCGTCCCAGACCGCCGCGCCCACGTGTTTGACCAGCCGACGGTTCGTCACCACGAGTGTCAGTTCACCGAAGCGGTAGGTCGCACTGACGGTCTCGCCGGGCTCGATAACCTCCCTGGCGCGGAATACGCCCGCGAGAATCGGGTGCAGCGAATCGGAGACGTACTTCTCCGGGACGGTGAGCGACCGTGTCCCGTCGGTCCCATAATCGAACGTGATAGTGGACTTTCGTCGCC
Proteins encoded:
- a CDS encoding LAGLIDADG family homing endonuclease — translated: MSTERTGEYELPVKRVTGDTLETRLTANAYQNILPARYLKKDADGDLVETQEDLFTRVARNIALAEVPYEAANRDLTVTVRPDQVKPDHPRRDELAAEVFGEGTTVEDDVEIELTPENVNKFAYETVVPEVPDEIRAHVEDLAAQYEELMSTLSFMPNSPTLMNAGNELQQLSACFVNSPDDDLADIHETAKEAALTFQSGGGMGYAFWKLRPYGDAVGSTGGIASGPITFMRTFDQMTETIAQGGTRRGAQMAVMRISHPDVIEFIHSKNKDVSLAHTLKLNDPDDPTYTDFSEALEEARALIDEEGRVPEHLRNAVEGHLSNFNISVGVTDGFMEALANDAEYTLTNPRTEEPHIATAETKEMYSRYDLGEYVEVGEELSLPASVLWDRIVEGAHENGEPGVIYLERANKEHSFDVEEHPDHRMLATNPCVTGETLISTEDGLVPAEELYEQGVARDVVVDSRLSEDDATKEASSVFKTGVKDVYELSTEEGYELRLTADHRMMTDEGWVEAKNLEPGDTVHVQDRKGQFGNHGSAEEGRVLGWLVGDGHLKNGEERAVLNFYDEDAEISEQFAADVNDVVRDPRGNADYEIGVSEISRGDGYRGAQAIEQRVRSARLYEYAEQAGLTDEKLQVPEAVMRGSEVMARGFLRALFTADGSVQGNVEKGVSVRLTSTDTDLLQEVQQLLLNFGIFSKIYEDRHEAGRQEMPDGKGGTKTYERQADHDLVISKDSLVTFREEIGFLREDKNDALDDRLAEYTTSPYSDAFEATVSAVEADGHEPVYDLTEPDTHSFVANGLVCHNCGEQPLEEYEACNLGHVNLSTIAATDSSDWRAWSAANEDAYDSREAAVEAFLEGAIDWAEFDRRIRIGTRFLEDVVTMSDFPVEEITEKVRAMRKIGLGIMGIAQLFVQLGMRYGSEPANEVARQLMTHINHESKRVSHELALERGSFAEWDNSKYADPTRYAEWFEHHTGEDPEDWPEGYPIRNHNTTTIAPTGTTSMVGNTTGGCEPIFNVAYYKNVSDDVQGEEMLVEFDDYFLRTLEANDIDVEDVKAEATEQMAANEFDGVEGLSTVPDAIAELFVTSSDLTGKEHASIQTALQEGVDSSISKTVNFPREATVEDMDEVLRYIYDHGGKGVTVYRDGTRSKQVLTTRADNTEFADMDEAEVAETIIEQIETVFGGFESFLDREDVTELLGSELDSIEGPDYAEKRARPAALQGVSQRIDTGYGKLYVTINEDGDGRPFELFANIGHSGGFTNSFTEALAKVISTALRSGVDPYEIVDELKGTRSPKVAWDKGEQINSIPDAIGTAMYRYLEDEVDKPYPQQETLDGIEESGTETDGGGAVATNTESEGSTQSLIDAGESPECPECGSMDLYYSEGCKTCQACGWSECS
- a CDS encoding DUF5830 family protein; the encoded protein is MTDRVELGVELLDRFEDVELSVAEVIDRLETITTDPRTTREILERAENEGIIERDSGVVYPAGSNYVSFEAEVVTKEGEFTCRRCGASITTGYFLNLEAGEHGPFGSSCIRKVTGRE
- a CDS encoding DUF7115 domain-containing protein, whose protein sequence is MNVPSAVAEALGDETVSATVSLKGEDALYVTPTRTIHYGAEGFLSDESVESYPHEAERVTVEEGRRKSTITFDYGTDGTRSLTVPEKYVSDSLHPILAGVFRAREVIEPGETVSATYRFGELTLVVTNRRLVKHVGAAVWDEEYVAVPYESVQGLETEKGSVASQLVISTPDRTERIKTPNEGFRRVDETIRDAIYQFYEVPDQAAFEAAVRPAEDEEPDTDEESTTAGKPEPAESAAFVSAVDTASILDELDELEALLDDQETLLEEQLAAIEDQRSRLDRLRSQIED